A single window of Solenopsis invicta isolate M01_SB chromosome 3, UNIL_Sinv_3.0, whole genome shotgun sequence DNA harbors:
- the LOC105204650 gene encoding GTP-binding protein Rit2 yields the protein MHGRPAATMTAATSAAGIPQDRNFACNGKDDVPVVTQPTIRSGLRVYKIVVLGDGGVGKSAVTLQFVSHRFLDYHDPTIEDSYQTQVVIDGEAALLDILDTAGQVEFTAMREQYMRCGEGFMICYSVTDRHSFQETMEYRKLISRVRANENIPLVLVGNKFDLQQHRKVTTEEGKALAEELGCPFYETSAALRQFIDDAFFSLIRQIRAKERSRNSHRKRSRWWRIRSIFAFIFRRRRHTSHRSA from the exons ATGCACGGCCGACCAGCCGCCACGATGACCGCGGCGACGTCGGCGGCTGGCATTCCGCAGGACAGAAACTTCGCCTGCAACGGCAAGGACGACGTGCCGGTGGTAACGCAGCCCACCATCAGGAGTGGACTCAGGGTATACAAAATCGTGGTGTTAGGTGACGGTGGCGTTGGCAAATCAG CTGTCACTTTGCAGTTTGTCAGTCACAGGTTTCTGGACTATCACGATCCTACGATAG AGGATTCGTATCAGACACAGGTGGTCATTGATGGTGAGGCAGCTCTCTTGGATATTTTGGACACAGCTGGACAG GTGGAATTTACAGCAATGCGTGAGCAATACATGAGATGTGGCGAAGGCTTCATGATATGTTACTCGGTAACGGATAGGCATAGCTTCCAAGAGACAATGGAGTACAGAAAACTAATATCACGTGTGCGCGCTAATGAGAATATTCCTCTGGTGCTGGTTGGCAATAAATTTGATCTACAACAGCATCGAAAG GTGACTACGGAGGAAGGCAAGGCACTGGCGGAGGAGCTCGGCTGTCCTTTTTACGAGACATCCGCTGCCCTCAGACAATTCATAGACGATGCATTTTTCTCATTGATCAGGCAAATCCGCGCTAAGGAGAGGTCTCGTAATTCGCATCGCAAACGCAGCCGTTGGTGGCGAATTCGCTCGATATTCGCTTTTATTTTCCGGCGGAGGAGACACACTTCCCATCGTTCTGCGTAA